The Mucilaginibacter terrenus genome has a segment encoding these proteins:
- a CDS encoding OmpA family protein translates to MKQFRTSILAAAILSAVIVLPACKSKKPVVAAQPAPVAKPVPAPAPAPKPVPVETPAPPPAPAPPNYNFANIQFEFNSGILKTEAYPILDKAVTEMKKDPTANFVLNGNSSAEGTDEHNMQLSIERATSVKLYLTNSGISGDNLTVKGWGESKPIAANTSEAGRVLNRRVEIKKQ, encoded by the coding sequence ATGAAACAATTCAGAACATCTATTTTGGCAGCGGCAATTTTATCAGCAGTAATTGTGCTGCCTGCCTGCAAATCTAAAAAGCCTGTTGTTGCAGCACAACCTGCACCGGTGGCCAAACCAGTACCGGCACCCGCACCGGCGCCAAAACCCGTACCTGTTGAAACGCCTGCACCTCCTCCGGCACCTGCACCTCCAAACTATAACTTTGCTAATATTCAGTTCGAATTTAACTCAGGCATACTCAAAACAGAGGCCTACCCTATTTTGGACAAAGCCGTTACAGAGATGAAGAAAGACCCTACTGCTAACTTTGTGCTTAACGGCAATTCATCTGCGGAAGGTACCGATGAGCACAACATGCAGCTTTCTATAGAGCGTGCTACGTCAGTAAAATTATACCTTACTAATAGTGGAATAAGCGGCGACAACCTTACCGTAAAAGGCTGGGGTGAAAGCAAGCCGATAGCAGCCAACACCAGTGAAGCAGGCCGCGTATTAAACCGCAGGGTGGAAATAAAAAAGCAATAA
- a CDS encoding ABC transporter ATP-binding protein, giving the protein MKELAYLNKFFYKYRWRLVPGILFVIISNIFAVLPAQVVRVAFDLVTENISTYHLFAGFDRQSMIYDIFGSSLLMFGLLVLILALLRGLFLFFMRQTIILMSRHIEYDMKNEIYEHYQKLSLAFYRRHNTGDLMNRVTEDVSRVRMYLGPGIMYSINTVVLFVLVIYAMVTVNLRLAVFSILPLPILAVIIFYVNTVIEYRSEQIQKRLSALSSFVQENFSGIRVIKSYVREAFVRSKFADESEEYKTQSMAMVKVQAMFFPSMVLLIGLSGVLTMYVGGVEVMKGNITAGNIAEFIVYLNMLAFPVISLGWVTSLVQRAAASQKRINEFLHEEPEIQSPNTAPLRLQGSIEFKNVSFVYPDTGIKALKQVSFIANPGEMVAIIGRTGSGKSTVANLIMRMYDTTEGSILIDGQPLKGINLESYRSQIGFVPQEVFLFSDKISHNIAFSADVLDMPRVEQAAKDAAVYNNIIELEQGFETLIGERGVTLSGGQKQRVSIARAIAKQPQVLIFDDCLSAVDTRTEEEILSNLGRIMQGKTSIIISHRISTIKNADKILVIDNGEIIEQGTHTELMELKTAYFELYEKQLLEEEEKA; this is encoded by the coding sequence ATGAAAGAACTAGCGTACCTAAATAAATTCTTTTACAAATACCGCTGGCGGCTGGTACCGGGCATATTGTTCGTTATCATCTCCAACATTTTTGCTGTACTGCCTGCACAAGTGGTAAGGGTCGCATTTGACCTGGTGACCGAAAACATCAGTACCTATCACCTGTTTGCCGGGTTTGACAGGCAGAGCATGATCTATGATATATTTGGCTCCAGCTTATTGATGTTTGGTCTGCTGGTACTGATATTGGCATTGCTAAGGGGCTTGTTCCTCTTTTTTATGCGGCAAACTATTATCCTGATGTCGCGCCATATCGAGTATGATATGAAGAACGAGATCTACGAACATTATCAAAAGCTTTCGCTTGCTTTCTACCGCCGCCACAATACCGGTGACCTCATGAACCGCGTTACCGAAGATGTAAGCCGTGTGCGCATGTACCTGGGGCCCGGCATTATGTACAGCATCAACACAGTGGTGCTTTTCGTATTAGTCATATACGCCATGGTAACCGTAAACTTAAGGCTGGCTGTATTTTCCATATTGCCGCTGCCTATCCTGGCGGTGATCATTTTTTATGTGAATACCGTTATAGAATACCGCAGTGAACAGATACAAAAGCGACTCTCCGCATTATCCAGCTTTGTGCAGGAGAACTTTTCAGGTATAAGGGTAATAAAATCATACGTACGCGAGGCCTTTGTACGCAGCAAATTTGCGGACGAAAGCGAGGAATATAAAACACAAAGCATGGCTATGGTAAAGGTGCAGGCCATGTTCTTCCCTTCCATGGTATTATTAATAGGCCTCAGTGGCGTACTTACCATGTATGTTGGGGGTGTTGAAGTAATGAAAGGCAATATCACCGCCGGCAACATTGCCGAATTTATTGTTTACCTCAACATGCTAGCCTTCCCGGTTATATCTTTAGGTTGGGTAACCTCGCTTGTGCAACGCGCTGCGGCATCGCAAAAACGCATAAACGAGTTTTTACACGAGGAGCCGGAGATACAATCGCCAAACACTGCTCCGCTTCGTTTGCAAGGCAGCATCGAGTTTAAGAACGTTTCCTTTGTATATCCGGACACCGGCATAAAAGCCCTTAAACAGGTATCATTTATAGCCAACCCTGGCGAGATGGTAGCAATAATTGGTCGCACAGGGTCAGGAAAGTCCACAGTTGCCAACCTTATTATGCGCATGTACGATACTACCGAAGGCAGCATATTGATAGACGGACAGCCACTTAAAGGTATTAACCTGGAGAGCTATCGCTCTCAAATTGGTTTTGTACCACAGGAGGTATTCTTGTTTTCTGATAAAATATCGCACAACATTGCCTTTAGTGCCGATGTGCTGGATATGCCGCGGGTAGAGCAAGCTGCTAAAGATGCCGCGGTTTACAACAATATTATAGAGCTGGAACAGGGGTTTGAAACGCTGATAGGAGAACGCGGCGTTACCCTATCAGGCGGGCAAAAACAAAGGGTAAGTATTGCGCGGGCTATTGCAAAGCAGCCGCAGGTACTGATATTTGATGATTGCCTATCAGCTGTGGACACACGCACCGAGGAGGAGATCCTGAGCAACCTGGGCCGTATAATGCAGGGCAAAACCAGCATTATTATATCGCACCGAATATCGACCATTAAAAATGCCGACAAGATTTTGGTAATAGACAATGGCGAGATAATTGAACAGGGCACCCACACCGAGTTGATGGAGCTGAAAACTGCTTACTTTGAGCTGTATGAAAAGCAGTTACTGGAGGAAGAAGAGAAGGCATAA
- a CDS encoding cold-shock protein yields the protein MGTSSETFNKKEREKKKLKKQQEKKEKAEDRKTNAAKGKGLEDMMAYVDANGNLTSVPQDLSLRKKVSADDIQIAVPKQEHVEEEIVRNGTVAFFNDSKGFGFIRDLQTQESIFVHVNALTEQIRENDKVTFEIEQGQKGPTAVKVKKTVK from the coding sequence ATGGGTACATCTTCCGAAACATTCAATAAAAAAGAACGAGAAAAGAAAAAGTTAAAAAAACAGCAGGAGAAAAAAGAAAAAGCTGAAGACCGCAAAACCAACGCTGCAAAAGGTAAGGGTTTAGAGGACATGATGGCTTATGTTGACGCGAACGGCAACCTTACGTCTGTACCGCAAGATCTTTCTTTACGCAAGAAAGTATCTGCAGATGATATACAGATAGCTGTGCCTAAGCAGGAGCATGTTGAAGAAGAAATTGTTCGTAATGGAACGGTTGCATTCTTTAACGACTCCAAAGGATTTGGTTTTATCAGAGATTTGCAAACGCAGGAAAGCATTTTTGTTCATGTTAACGCTTTAACAGAACAAATTCGTGAAAATGACAAGGTAACCTTTGAAATAGAACAGGGCCAAAAAGGCCCCACTGCAGTAAAAGTAAAAAAGACAGTTAAATAG
- a CDS encoding NAD(P)-dependent alcohol dehydrogenase — MENLKAKGYGATGSILSSLKPMAFERTPPKEDEVLIDVLYCGVCHSDLHQVKNDWGNTIYPCVPGHEVVGKVVQVGSAVSKYKVGDVVGVGCMIDSCGHCNPCTDGEENYCEGPVSWTATYNGYMKPDGSGFNTFGGYSDKIVVKESFVLSIPDALDIKSAAPILCAGVTTYSPLKHWGIKAGSKVGVAGVGGLGHMAIKLAKAMGAEVTAITRDEEKRSDAIRFGASDVLVSTDKEAIAKKELSLDFILITIPDEFEVNAYVNLLKKDGVLVTVGLLAPYAKALNNMEVAFHRRSVAGSLIGSIAETQEVLDFCAEHGIAPDTEMIRIQDINDAYDKMKDKEVHYRYVIDMQSLKEEEIS, encoded by the coding sequence ATGGAAAACTTAAAAGCTAAAGGCTACGGAGCTACAGGCTCTATTTTAAGCAGTTTAAAGCCGATGGCTTTTGAACGTACCCCGCCTAAAGAAGATGAGGTGTTAATAGATGTGTTATACTGCGGTGTATGCCATTCGGATTTACACCAAGTGAAGAACGACTGGGGTAATACCATTTACCCGTGTGTGCCCGGGCATGAGGTTGTAGGTAAAGTAGTACAGGTAGGCAGCGCGGTAAGCAAATATAAAGTAGGCGATGTTGTAGGTGTAGGCTGTATGATTGACTCATGCGGACATTGTAACCCATGCACCGACGGAGAAGAAAACTACTGTGAAGGCCCGGTAAGCTGGACCGCAACCTACAATGGCTATATGAAACCAGATGGAAGCGGTTTTAATACATTCGGCGGCTATTCAGACAAGATTGTTGTTAAAGAGTCTTTTGTGCTGAGCATTCCTGATGCTCTTGATATAAAGTCAGCAGCTCCCATCTTGTGCGCTGGAGTTACTACTTATTCGCCACTAAAGCACTGGGGCATTAAGGCAGGCAGCAAAGTTGGTGTAGCAGGAGTTGGAGGCTTGGGTCACATGGCAATTAAATTAGCAAAGGCCATGGGTGCAGAGGTGACAGCTATTACCCGCGATGAAGAGAAAAGATCAGATGCCATACGTTTTGGCGCAAGCGACGTACTTGTTTCTACAGATAAAGAAGCCATTGCTAAAAAAGAACTAAGCCTCGACTTTATCCTGATAACCATTCCTGATGAATTTGAGGTGAACGCCTATGTTAACTTACTTAAGAAAGATGGAGTACTGGTAACCGTGGGCTTACTTGCGCCATATGCAAAAGCGCTTAACAATATGGAAGTAGCTTTTCACAGGCGATCAGTAGCCGGCTCGTTAATCGGCAGCATTGCAGAAACGCAGGAGGTACTTGATTTTTGCGCAGAACACGGAATAGCGCCCGATACAGAAATGATACGCATACAAGACATTAACGATGCATATGATAAGATGAAGGACAAAGAAGTGCATTACCGTTATGTTATTGATATGCAATCCTTAAAAGAAGAAGAAATAAGTTAA
- a CDS encoding DUF3276 family protein, translated as MGEFDNREREEVYSKKVRAGKRTYFFDVKATRSNDYYVTITESKKRLEDGVFIKHKIFLYKEDFEKFAEGLKHTVDYIKDHQEVVEKRYEFSEASEVSKADEDFSFEI; from the coding sequence ATGGGAGAATTTGACAACAGAGAACGTGAGGAAGTTTACTCCAAGAAGGTTAGAGCCGGGAAGAGAACTTATTTTTTTGACGTGAAGGCAACCCGCTCGAACGACTACTATGTGACCATTACCGAAAGCAAAAAACGTTTAGAGGACGGTGTATTTATAAAGCACAAGATATTCTTGTATAAAGAAGATTTTGAAAAGTTTGCAGAAGGCCTGAAACACACTGTTGATTATATAAAAGACCACCAGGAAGTGGTAGAGAAACGTTACGAGTTTAGCGAAGCATCTGAAGTAAGTAAAGCTGACGAAGACTTCTCATTCGAAATATAG
- a CDS encoding DUF1493 family protein has translation MEQVHPRLKDFIIEYCTKYKVKNIDPASLSTCTSIDLDLDIYDIEIDLFIDEFAQHFKVDASKFTWYKYGYPTGSAKVNMLKMVFGYKRRWVKRLAERWYKPKLRIATLQNALSTGKLI, from the coding sequence ATGGAGCAAGTACATCCCCGGTTAAAAGATTTTATAATTGAGTACTGCACAAAGTACAAGGTGAAAAATATAGACCCGGCCAGCCTGTCCACCTGCACCAGTATTGACCTCGACCTTGACATTTACGACATTGAGATAGATCTGTTTATTGATGAGTTTGCCCAGCATTTTAAAGTAGACGCATCAAAATTCACCTGGTACAAATACGGATATCCTACGGGCTCGGCAAAGGTGAATATGCTGAAAATGGTGTTTGGCTACAAGCGCCGTTGGGTAAAGAGACTTGCCGAACGCTGGTACAAGCCCAAACTGCGTATTGCTACCCTGCAAAATGCGCTGTCGACGGGCAAACTGATTTAA
- a CDS encoding GNAT family N-acetyltransferase: MSITKATLADVSALHTLVNSSYRGESSHKGWTTEAGLIDGQRIDHDSLVEQLNDPSAVILKNTDESGNITGCVYLQNRGDGSMYLGMLSVKPELQARGLGKQLLLAAEDYAFNWDITTIVMTVITTRTELLNYYERRGYSKTGEVIPLIIEERFGILKQPLNMYKLEKKLK; encoded by the coding sequence ATGAGCATTACTAAAGCGACCCTAGCCGACGTCAGCGCGCTGCATACATTAGTTAACAGCAGCTACCGTGGCGAAAGCTCTCATAAAGGCTGGACCACCGAAGCGGGCTTGATAGACGGACAGCGTATAGACCACGACAGCCTGGTTGAGCAGCTAAACGATCCATCTGCCGTTATTCTAAAGAATACAGATGAAAGCGGCAACATTACAGGCTGTGTATACCTGCAAAACCGCGGTGACGGCAGCATGTATTTGGGAATGCTGAGCGTGAAGCCCGAACTTCAGGCTCGTGGCCTAGGCAAACAACTGCTACTAGCAGCGGAAGACTATGCCTTTAACTGGGATATAACAACTATAGTAATGACGGTTATTACCACCCGCACCGAACTGCTGAACTACTACGAGCGGCGCGGTTATAGTAAAACCGGCGAGGTTATCCCCTTAATAATCGAAGAACGGTTTGGCATACTAAAGCAGCCGCTGAACATGTACAAACTGGAAAAAAAATTGAAATAA
- the mgtE gene encoding magnesium transporter — translation MDEMVEQIELLLEQEDTTQLQEYLNNLNISDVEELIGEIPEHGPTIIATLSLNRAVNVFRILDFPTQERIIKKLTGQKVGEILNALPPDDRTSFFAELHGDAVKNLILHLSPEDRKEALGLLGYKEDSVGRLMTPDYIAVKKTWDVTRVLSHIRRYGKNSETIDVIYVIDDNGVLLDDIRIREILLVKPETKVSDLMDGRLISLSAADPQEEAINVFRMNNRTALPVIDSEGILLGIVTVDDILWIANEEYTEDIQKIGGTEALDEPYLDINLFTLVKKRVGWLIILFFSEMLTATAMSYFGDEIEKVVVLAFFVPLIISSGGNSGSQASTLIIQAMALGEVTLADWWRVMRREILSGLMLGVTLGIIGFLRIAAWSMFSDIYGPHWLLVGFTVGFSLVGVVLWGSLAGSMLPLLLKKLGADPATSSAPFVATLVDVTGLIIYFTVAVVFMKGVLL, via the coding sequence ATGGACGAAATGGTTGAACAAATAGAATTGTTACTGGAGCAGGAGGATACTACGCAACTGCAGGAGTATTTAAACAACCTTAATATTTCGGACGTAGAAGAACTTATTGGCGAGATACCTGAACATGGCCCTACCATTATTGCCACCCTTTCGCTAAACCGGGCAGTAAACGTTTTCAGAATACTCGATTTCCCTACGCAGGAGCGTATTATAAAAAAACTTACCGGCCAAAAAGTAGGGGAGATACTCAATGCCTTGCCACCTGACGACCGTACATCTTTTTTTGCGGAACTGCATGGCGATGCCGTAAAGAACCTTATCCTGCACCTGTCACCAGAAGACCGTAAGGAAGCTTTAGGTCTTTTGGGCTACAAGGAGGACAGTGTCGGCCGTTTGATGACACCGGACTACATAGCCGTTAAGAAGACCTGGGATGTTACAAGGGTGCTGTCGCACATTCGTCGCTACGGTAAGAACTCGGAAACGATTGACGTTATTTATGTGATAGATGACAACGGTGTGCTGCTGGACGATATACGTATTCGGGAGATATTACTGGTAAAACCGGAAACAAAGGTAAGCGACCTTATGGATGGTCGGCTGATCTCCCTAAGCGCTGCCGACCCGCAGGAAGAAGCGATTAACGTGTTCAGGATGAATAACCGCACGGCATTGCCGGTTATTGATAGCGAAGGCATCCTGCTGGGCATAGTTACAGTGGACGACATCCTGTGGATAGCCAACGAAGAATATACTGAAGACATACAAAAGATAGGTGGTACCGAAGCATTGGACGAGCCCTACCTGGATATTAACCTTTTCACGCTCGTAAAGAAGCGCGTAGGCTGGCTTATCATCCTTTTCTTTAGCGAAATGCTTACCGCTACCGCCATGAGTTACTTTGGTGATGAAATAGAAAAAGTAGTAGTGCTTGCGTTTTTTGTTCCGCTTATTATTAGCAGTGGCGGCAACAGCGGCTCCCAGGCATCAACACTTATTATTCAAGCTATGGCTCTGGGCGAGGTTACCCTTGCAGACTGGTGGCGCGTAATGCGCCGTGAGATACTCTCCGGTCTGATGCTGGGTGTTACGCTCGGTATAATAGGCTTTCTGCGGATAGCCGCCTGGAGCATGTTCAGCGATATCTATGGTCCGCATTGGCTATTGGTAGGATTTACAGTCGGTTTCTCGCTTGTAGGCGTCGTGCTTTGGGGCTCGCTGGCAGGGTCTATGCTTCCTTTACTGCTCAAAAAACTCGGTGCCGACCCTGCAACATCTTCCGCGCCTTTTGTAGCTACGTTGGTAGATGTTACAGGGCTGATTATTTACTTCACTGTTGCCGTTGTGTTCATGAAAGGCGTGCTCCTGTAA
- a CDS encoding YdeI/OmpD-associated family protein — protein sequence MEPTFFETQEQFRAWLEQNHLKETELLVGFYKTGSGRPSMTWPQSVDQALCFGWIDGVRKSRNAESYTIRFTPRKATSIWSAVNIKKVEELTAKGLMQPAGLAAYEKREEKRSMVYAYESGSKEFSKAYEEQFKAEVAAWDFFQSQAPWYKKVAVHRVMSAKQEKTQQSRLKILIEASKAGKRWEQ from the coding sequence ATGGAACCTACTTTTTTTGAAACGCAGGAACAGTTTAGGGCATGGCTGGAGCAAAACCACCTGAAAGAGACAGAACTGCTGGTGGGTTTTTACAAAACCGGCAGCGGCAGACCAAGCATGACCTGGCCGCAGTCTGTAGACCAGGCGCTATGTTTTGGATGGATAGATGGTGTAAGGAAGTCGCGCAATGCAGAGAGCTACACCATAAGGTTCACACCACGTAAAGCTACAAGCATCTGGAGCGCGGTAAACATTAAGAAGGTAGAAGAACTTACCGCTAAAGGTTTAATGCAGCCCGCCGGGCTGGCTGCTTACGAAAAGCGGGAGGAAAAACGTTCTATGGTGTATGCCTACGAAAGCGGATCCAAAGAGTTTTCGAAGGCTTATGAAGAGCAATTTAAAGCAGAGGTTGCAGCCTGGGATTTCTTCCAGTCGCAGGCACCATGGTATAAAAAGGTAGCTGTTCACCGCGTGATGAGTGCCAAGCAGGAAAAAACACAGCAAAGCAGATTGAAAATCCTTATAGAGGCGAGCAAAGCAGGGAAGAGATGGGAGCAATAG
- a CDS encoding oxidoreductase — protein sequence MDNNNAPVWFVTGCSTGFGRELVKLLLQQNYNVVITARDTEKIKDLANGYNTSALVLPLDVTNKQQIADAVEKATTTFGKIDVLVNNAGYGYFTSIEEGEEEKIRAQFETNFFGLVSMTQAVLPGMRKQRKGHIVNFSSIGGLRAFAATAYYHATKFAVEALSESLSQEVAPLGIKVLLVEPGPFRTDWAGRSTARTETQLDDYKDTVGKRMSASLEGSGKQVGDPVRGSQAIIDAVNSEKPQLRLLLGEMAYNMANEKLTMLKENFEAWKDLSIGADFPENER from the coding sequence ATGGATAATAATAACGCCCCCGTTTGGTTCGTCACTGGCTGTTCTACCGGTTTTGGCCGGGAGTTGGTAAAATTACTGCTGCAACAAAACTATAATGTGGTGATCACCGCCCGCGACACTGAGAAAATAAAAGACCTTGCCAATGGTTATAATACCTCTGCTTTAGTGCTCCCGCTGGATGTTACAAATAAGCAACAGATAGCTGATGCCGTGGAGAAAGCAACCACTACCTTCGGTAAAATAGATGTGCTGGTAAATAACGCCGGCTATGGCTACTTTACCAGTATTGAAGAAGGCGAGGAAGAAAAAATACGCGCCCAATTTGAGACCAACTTCTTTGGTTTGGTGAGTATGACACAAGCCGTGCTACCGGGTATGCGTAAACAGCGTAAAGGACACATAGTGAACTTTTCATCTATTGGCGGTTTGCGCGCGTTTGCTGCTACAGCATACTATCACGCCACCAAGTTTGCTGTAGAAGCCTTATCAGAATCGCTTTCGCAGGAGGTGGCGCCGCTTGGTATAAAGGTATTGTTGGTTGAACCGGGACCTTTCCGTACCGATTGGGCCGGAAGATCTACCGCCCGCACCGAAACGCAGCTTGACGATTACAAAGACACGGTTGGAAAACGCATGAGCGCCAGTTTAGAAGGCAGCGGCAAACAAGTGGGCGACCCTGTACGAGGTTCGCAGGCCATAATAGATGCCGTAAATTCAGAAAAGCCGCAGCTTAGATTACTGCTTGGCGAGATGGCTTACAATATGGCCAATGAGAAACTTACCATGCTGAAAGAAAATTTTGAGGCTTGGAAAGACCTGAGCATCGGGGCAGACTTCCCCGAGAACGAACGATAA
- the ychF gene encoding redox-regulated ATPase YchF yields the protein MGLQCGIVGLPNVGKSTLFNCLSNAKAQAANFPFCTIEPNVGVITVPDERLTKLTEIVNPKSIVPNTIEIVDIAGLVKGASKGEGLGNQFLANIRATNAIIHVLRCFDNDNVIHVDGSVDPIRDKEIIDTELQLKDLDSIEKKISKIEKMAKTGGDKDAKKAFEVLTVYREHLLAGKSARTAPVAEEDKEYISDIWLLTAKPVMYVCNVDEASVSTGNAYVEKVREAVKEENAEVLIISAQIEAEIAEMESYDDRQMFLADLGLSESGVNQLIKAAYRLLNLATYFTAGVQEVRAWTITQGFTAPQAAGVIHTDFEKGFIRAEVIKYDDFVKFNGVESVIKENGKMAVEGKTYVVEDGDIMHFRFNV from the coding sequence ATGGGTTTACAATGTGGTATAGTAGGGCTGCCAAATGTGGGCAAGTCTACACTTTTTAACTGTTTATCAAATGCAAAAGCACAGGCGGCCAACTTCCCGTTCTGTACTATCGAGCCAAATGTGGGGGTGATCACCGTACCGGATGAGCGCCTTACCAAGCTTACCGAGATTGTAAATCCTAAAAGCATTGTGCCAAACACTATAGAGATAGTGGACATTGCAGGCCTTGTAAAAGGGGCCAGCAAAGGCGAGGGCCTGGGTAACCAGTTCCTGGCTAACATACGTGCTACAAACGCCATTATACATGTGCTGCGCTGCTTTGATAATGATAACGTTATACACGTTGACGGTTCTGTAGACCCTATTCGTGATAAAGAGATCATTGACACCGAACTGCAGTTAAAAGACCTTGACTCAATAGAGAAAAAGATCTCCAAGATTGAGAAAATGGCCAAAACCGGCGGCGACAAAGATGCTAAGAAAGCTTTTGAAGTACTTACGGTTTACCGCGAGCACCTGCTTGCCGGTAAATCTGCACGTACTGCGCCGGTGGCAGAGGAAGATAAAGAATACATTAGCGATATATGGCTGCTTACCGCAAAGCCGGTAATGTACGTTTGTAACGTGGACGAAGCTTCGGTAAGTACAGGTAACGCTTACGTTGAGAAAGTACGCGAAGCTGTTAAGGAAGAGAATGCCGAGGTGTTGATTATTTCTGCCCAAATAGAAGCTGAGATTGCCGAAATGGAATCTTACGATGACCGCCAGATGTTCTTAGCAGACCTTGGCCTGAGCGAATCTGGTGTGAACCAGCTGATAAAAGCTGCCTACCGCCTGCTTAACCTGGCTACCTACTTCACCGCAGGTGTGCAGGAAGTGCGCGCGTGGACCATCACACAAGGCTTTACGGCGCCACAAGCTGCAGGCGTTATCCACACCGATTTTGAGAAAGGCTTTATCCGCGCAGAGGTGATCAAGTATGATGACTTTGTGAAGTTTAACGGTGTAGAAAGCGTTATTAAAGAAAACGGCAAAATGGCTGTAGAAGGTAAAACCTACGTGGTTGAGGACGGCGACATTATGCACTTCAGGTTCAACGTTTAA
- a CDS encoding response regulator transcription factor: MGNKVLVIEDEPVIGEMMCMLLEDEGYKVISLNSTDWARNSLPLHDVSLVTLDLNLGKERGDAMCRYIKSQPELSHIAVMLVSGSSDLEQIKVECGADDALAKPFSLEDFTNKVRAFTKRQSA, encoded by the coding sequence ATGGGCAATAAAGTATTAGTGATTGAGGATGAGCCGGTAATAGGCGAGATGATGTGCATGCTTTTAGAAGACGAAGGTTATAAAGTAATTAGCCTGAACAGTACAGATTGGGCACGCAATAGCCTTCCTCTGCATGACGTATCTTTAGTGACACTTGACCTGAACCTTGGCAAAGAACGCGGAGACGCTATGTGCCGCTACATAAAATCGCAGCCGGAACTCAGCCACATAGCGGTAATGCTGGTTTCCGGATCTTCTGACTTGGAGCAGATTAAAGTAGAATGTGGTGCAGATGATGCCCTGGCCAAACCGTTTAGCCTGGAAGATTTTACAAACAAAGTAAGGGCCTTTACCAAAAGGCAGTCCGCATAA
- a CDS encoding cupin domain-containing protein — protein sequence MDTSIFFKFDDIPVKEIAPGYMSKIIHTQNNTINFIEVKAGYDVPTHQHIHEQSAFVLEGTFQLTVNGVPQLLDKGMFAVIPPNVPHSGLAITDCRLIDVFSPVREDFKSL from the coding sequence ATGGACACTTCTATATTTTTCAAATTCGACGACATACCGGTAAAAGAGATCGCGCCGGGTTACATGTCAAAGATCATCCACACGCAAAACAACACCATCAACTTTATTGAGGTAAAAGCCGGTTATGATGTACCCACACACCAGCATATCCACGAGCAAAGCGCTTTTGTGCTGGAAGGTACCTTTCAGCTTACCGTAAACGGTGTTCCACAACTGCTTGACAAGGGTATGTTTGCTGTTATACCGCCAAACGTTCCGCACAGTGGCCTTGCTATAACCGACTGTCGCCTGATAGATGTTTTTAGCCCGGTACGGGAAGATTTCAAGTCGCTTTAG